From a single Raphanus sativus cultivar WK10039 chromosome 3, ASM80110v3, whole genome shotgun sequence genomic region:
- the LOC130509078 gene encoding uncharacterized protein LOC130509078 gives MTEWKMSNKNKKLIINEERVNEKWFSDLETPGTNLSKTHIEAGLQLLELRKRNNPDLFLNKTALVVGVKFLEEIDELYVEFLDDKEGFQFASGFDKYNIEKNITFLYSAIAVEEYYWLGIVVNLEKRSITAFNSASVKFTDANVGPYLNAYATVLPFMLRNISRDVIMDTSKFSIKIVSDCLPQIT, from the exons atgacaGAATGGAAAATGTCAAACAAAAACAA GAAACTGATAATCAATGAAGAGAGAGTAAACGAAAAGTGGTTTTCAGATCTTGAAACTCCAGGAACAAATCTTTCGAAAACG CATATTGAAGCAGGTTTGCAGTTGCTGGAATTGAGAAAGAGAAACAATCCAGATTTGTTTCTGAACAAAACTGCCTTAGTTGTTGGAGTGAAATTCCTTGAAGAAATAGATGAACTTTATGTTGAGTTTTTAGATGACAAGGAAGGTTTCCAGTTTGCAAGTGGCTTTGACAAGTATAACATAGAGAAGAATATCACTTTCCTCTATTCGGCTATTGCAGTTGAAGAATATTATTGGCTTGGAATTGTGGTCAATCTGGAGAAAAGAAGCATCACAGCATTCAATAGCGCATCAGTGAAGTTTACAGATGCCAACGTGGGGCCATATTTGAATGCTTATGCGACCGTACTACCTTTCATGCTTCGCAATATCTCCAGAGATGTTATAATGGATACAAGCAAGTTTTCTATAAAGATTGTCTCTGATTGTTTGCCACAGATAACTTGA
- the LOC130510027 gene encoding uncharacterized protein LOC130510027, with translation MSTPNSQFLDSNDFCTNLSLPPRIYGAGTEPPDIPKMVIQHSSIDYVSEVAQILGKEEFDQIENSHLGSIVKLARRSSVVFSENLFHFIMQRRVLTKGKDLWFTFCDQLMRFSMREFYLTTGLACEEDTTPREPLFPNKKKPYFWMLSKGDKYTVRNLYDLLKKRARTMTRLERLSMGVAIITEGVILAGHPSSLIPKERLLCYKNYDTFSRLPWGKLAYKILSKSIKRLNTSWWTGDSYKVRGFVLAINLWAMSSVPILGKAFGKPCEVTTSSDPLCLHWDSTRAPTITEVLEVEKKSNGVVTTVIGLCENFNHLVNPTLDDDKDFDSVVKLVEQGYKLRKSDWEQGFVNVFLTAEDIGHQRGNEDKDVQQKSKEQAQDEEEQQLEAEAEVGEGDKERETSKANELWKKKMNKWKLIQKWRSLCKLKGRNEEEKIRSKHKMKKNNNWKLRLKWAKGHTVVEEEDEQMEADTEVRSLCKLKGRNEEEEIRSKHKMKKNNNWKLRLKWAKGIQLWKKKMSKWKLIQK, from the exons ATGTCGACTCCAAATTCACAATTT TTAGATAGCAATGACTTTTGCACAAATTTGAGTTTGCCTCCTAGGATTTATGGAGCTGGAACAGAACCACCAGACATTCCCAAAATGGTCATCCAACATTCGAGCATTGATTACGTTTCTGAGGTTGCACAAATCTTGGGAAAGGAAGAGTTTGATCAAATAGAGAACTCACACCTAGGAAGCATCGTGAAGCTGGCAAGAAGGAGTAGCGTTGTGTTTTCTGAGAATCTATTCCATTTCATAATGCAGAGAAGAGTATTGACCAAAGGGAAGGATCTCTGGTTCACATTTTGCGATCAACTTATGAGGTTTTCCATGAGGGAATTTTATCTGACTACAGGTCTAGCGTGTGAGGAAGATACAACACCAAGAGAGCCTCTGTTCCCAAACAAGAAGAAACCCTACTTTTGGATGTTGAGCAAAGGCGATAAGTACACCGTAAGGAACTTATATGATCTGCtcaaaaagagagcaagaacaATGACAAGGCTTGAAAGGCTCTCTATGGGAGTAGCAATAATCACAGAAGGGGTCATTCTTGCAGGACACCCGAGCTCTCTAATCCCAAAGGAAAGGTTACTGTGTTATAAGAACTACGATACCTTTTCCAGGTTGCCTTGGGGTAAACTAGCGTACAAAATTTTGTCAAAGAGTATTAAGCGTTTGAATACAAGTTGGTGGACAGGAGATAGTTACAAAGTGAGAGGTTTTGTGCTAGCCATAAATTTGTGGGCTATGTCATCAGTGCCTATTCTTGGTAAAGCTTTTGGAAAGCCATGCGAGGTAACCACTTCCTCAGATCCATTATGTCTACATTGGGATTCAACAAGGGCTCCCACAATAACCGAAGTGTTGGAAGTGGAGAAGAAAAGCAAT GGTGTGGTTACTACAGTGATAGGATTATGTGAGAATTTCAACCATTTGGTTAACCCAACACTTGATGATGATAAGGACTTCGACAGTGTTGTAAAACTTGTTGAACAAGGATACAAACTGAGGAAAAGCGATTGGGAACAAGGttttgtaaatgtttttcttACAGCAGAAGACATTGGTCACCAAAGAGGAAATGAAGACAAAGATGTTCAGCAAAAATCTAAG gAGCAAGCacaagatgaagaagaacaacaactGGAAGCTGAGGCTGAAGTGGGCGAAGGtgataaagaaagagaaacttCAAAAGCCAATGAA ttgtggaagaagaagatgaacaaatGGAAGCTGATACAGAAGTGGAGGAGCCTGTGCAAGTTGAAAGGCAGAAACGAGGAAGAGAAAATAAG GAGCAAGCacaagatgaagaagaacaacaactGGAAGTTGAGGCTGAAGTGGGCGAAG GGGCATACagttgtggaagaagaagatgaacaaatGGAAGCTGATACAGAAGTGAGGAGCCTGTGCAAGTTGAAAGGCAGAAACGAGGAAGAGGAAATAAG GAGCAAGCacaagatgaagaagaacaacaactGGAAGCTGAGGCTGAAGTGGGCGAAG GGCATACagttgtggaagaagaagatgagcaAATGGAAGCTAATACAGAAGTGA
- the LOC108845303 gene encoding DUF724 domain-containing protein 1-like isoform X2, giving the protein MGQKPKKELSEDIYSPGEKVEMTRRIRKMEDIWVTTMAIKQIEEDGKRKVIIKRLSESLRLSDDDEDDALFKKVDICKLRPCPPRYFWGKYILGDIVEVFVSCGWRLGEVREVLPGNQYSVHFKIAKEEAVFKSYSLRPSREWKNGRWILTREIESVEETHSSKSKNDLMNTEEDLMNDARTPTIALESNEDDMMNDDATEIITPEESYSNTPVLEATENETQIFELELPLSHESGDTVNDVASPIIDHQEIPTDDHEEDLMNDAPTPTIATRESSSSTLVLESNEDDMMNDDATEIITPQGSYSNTPVLEATENETQIFELELPLSHESGDTVNDVASPIIDHQEIPTDK; this is encoded by the exons ATGGGTCAAAAGCCAAAAAAG GAACTTAGTGAAGACATTTATAGCCCAGGGGAAAAAGTGGAAATGACTCGTAGAATCCGTAAAATGGAAGATATCTGGGTCACAACAATGGCCATTAAACAGATTGAAGAGGATGGTAAAAGAAAAGTTATCATCAAAAGATTATCCGAGTCACTGCGTttgagtgatgatgatgaagacgatGCATTGTTTAAAAAAGTTGATATTTGCAAACTCAGGCCATGTCCGCCTCGTTATTTTTGGGGAAAGTATATATTGGGAGACATTGTTGAAGTGTTTGTTAGCTGTGGATGGCGTCTAGGTGAAGTGAGGGAAGTTCTCCCTGGTAACCAGTACTCAGTGCACTTCAAGATCGCAAAAGAGGAGGCGGTTTTTAAAAGCTATTCACTTAGACCGTCACGGGAGTGGAAAAATGGTCGTTGGATACTTACAAGAGAG ATAGAATCTGTAGAAGAAACTCATtcaagcaaatcgaaaaatgaTTTGATGAACACTGAGGAAGATTTGATGAATGATGCTCGCACTCCAACCATTGCTTTAGAGTCCAATGAAGATGATATGATGAACGATGATGCAACCGAAATCATAACCCCTGAAGAAAGTTACAGTAACACCCCTGTTTTAGAAGCCACTGAAAATGAAACCCAAATATTT GAATTGGAGTTACCATTATCTCATGAATCAGGTGACACAGTGAATGATGTTGCCTCCCCAATCATTGACCATCAAGAGATACCAACag ACGACCATGAGGAAGATTTGATGAATGATGCTCCCACTCCAACCATTGCCACTCGAGAGAGCAGCAGTAGCACCTTAGTTTTAGAGTCCAATGAAGATGATATGATGAACGATGATGCAACCGAAATCATAACCCCTCAAGGAAGTTACAGTAACACCCCTGTTTTAGAAGCCACTGAAAATGAAACCCAAATATTT GAATTGGAGTTACCATTATCTCATGAATCAGGTGACACAGTGAATGATGTTGCCTCTCCAATCATTGACCATCAAGAGATACCAACagataaataa
- the LOC130510026 gene encoding BAG family molecular chaperone regulator 1-like has translation MAKTEKASKAISDISLEVDRLGGRVSAFEMVIKKGGKVAEKDLAKVIELLMNELIKLDGIVAEGDVKLQRKMQVKRVQNNMEALDVLKVKNSIANGQQKQSSSQRLATIQKRRQEKKPTQSLMDMGKKKKSVNALPIAKGCEVEVTSEKEMFKVSWHIAILQQSPMKVKGESFGSAIQLCWTRIV, from the exons ATGGCCAAAACAGAAAAGGCATCTAAAGCGATTTCTGATATTAGCCTCGAAGTTGATAGGCTCGGAGGACGT GTTTCGGCGTTTGAGATGGTTATTAAAAAAGGAGGGAAAGTTGCAGAGAAAGATCTTGCAAAGGTGATTGAGTTGTTGATGAATGAGTTGATCAAGCTGGATGGGATTGTAGCTGAAGGAGATGTGAAGTTACAAAGAAAGATGCAG GTGAAGAGAGTGCAGAACAATATGGAAGCACTTGATGTTTTGAAGGTGAAGAACTCTATTGCCAATGGGCAGCAGAAACAGTCTAGTAGTCAGAGACTTGCAACAATTCAAAAACGTAGGCAAGAAAAGAAACCGACACAATCGCTTATGGACATgggaaaaaagaagaaatctgtAAATGCGTTGCCCATTGCCAAAGGTTGTGAAGTAGAAGTcacttcagaaaaagaaatgtTCAAAGTTTCTTGGCATATAGCTATCCTGCAGCAAAGTCCGATGAAAGTGAAAGGGGAAAGCTTCGGGTCTGCTATACAACTTTGCTGGACAAGGATAGTTTAA
- the LOC108845303 gene encoding uncharacterized protein LOC108845303 isoform X1 has protein sequence MGQKPKKELSEDIYSPGEKVEMTRRIRKMEDIWVTTMAIKQIEEDGKRKVIIKRLSESLRLSDDDEDDALFKKVDICKLRPCPPRYFWGKYILGDIVEVFVSCGWRLGEVREVLPGNQYSVHFKIAKEEAVFKSYSLRPSREWKNGRWILTREIESVEETHSSKSKNDLMNTEEDLMNDARTPTIALESNEDDMMNDDATEIITPEESYSNTPVLEATENETQIFELELPLSHESGDTVNDVASPIIDHQEIPTGETMSTSDDKIVLPKRVIEAGTEVRFLDRITKRSNLKLVDKVKKFLGPEFRKLEDSFLGPIIEMGRRQKNMVFSRHLIHLLLLRRIDIGDKGLWFSFGEQPMRFSLREFHLATGLPCIADIDEEQVETSGRKKKKKKDPWMNKEQTLNSLVKLLEKNSKGFTDDQRLRLGASILVEGILMAINPVTRIAVENLLRARDFKEFCNYPWGNLAFNFLRNEVKGISSEVLKKDQFDICGFIFAVQLWALSSVDQIGTFFGIRDNEIKFPLCLHWIETKSLTMKEVTRFDNSEKVDVNVYLEILKYTATWLKTLTLNLEKLLILSEEDTV, from the exons ATGGGTCAAAAGCCAAAAAAG GAACTTAGTGAAGACATTTATAGCCCAGGGGAAAAAGTGGAAATGACTCGTAGAATCCGTAAAATGGAAGATATCTGGGTCACAACAATGGCCATTAAACAGATTGAAGAGGATGGTAAAAGAAAAGTTATCATCAAAAGATTATCCGAGTCACTGCGTttgagtgatgatgatgaagacgatGCATTGTTTAAAAAAGTTGATATTTGCAAACTCAGGCCATGTCCGCCTCGTTATTTTTGGGGAAAGTATATATTGGGAGACATTGTTGAAGTGTTTGTTAGCTGTGGATGGCGTCTAGGTGAAGTGAGGGAAGTTCTCCCTGGTAACCAGTACTCAGTGCACTTCAAGATCGCAAAAGAGGAGGCGGTTTTTAAAAGCTATTCACTTAGACCGTCACGGGAGTGGAAAAATGGTCGTTGGATACTTACAAGAGAG ATAGAATCTGTAGAAGAAACTCATtcaagcaaatcgaaaaatgaTTTGATGAACACTGAGGAAGATTTGATGAATGATGCTCGCACTCCAACCATTGCTTTAGAGTCCAATGAAGATGATATGATGAACGATGATGCAACCGAAATCATAACCCCTGAAGAAAGTTACAGTAACACCCCTGTTTTAGAAGCCACTGAAAATGAAACCCAAATATTT GAATTGGAGTTACCATTATCTCATGAATCAGGTGACACAGTGAATGATGTTGCCTCCCCAATCATTGACCATCAAGAGATACCAACag GTGAAACAATGAGTACTTCTGATGATAAGATTGTATTGCCGAAAAGAGTGATCGAAGCTGGTACAGAGGTACGCTTTTTGGATAGAATTACCAAGCGTAGTAACCTGAAGTTGGTCGATAAAGTTAAAAAGTTTTTGGGCCCTGAATTCAGAAAGCTTGAAGATTCATTCTTGGGTCCTATAATTGAGATGGGAAGGAGGCAGAAAAATATGGTGTTTTCAAGGCATTTGATTCATCTCTTACTTTTAAGGAGAATTGATATAGGAGACAAGGGTCTATGGTTTTCTTTCGGAGAACAACCAATGAGGTTTTCCCTAAGAGAATTCCATTTGGCAACGGGTCTGCCTTGTATTGCTGACATAGATGAAGAGCAAGTGGAGACTTCTGgaaggaaaaagaagaagaagaaagatccATGGATGAATAAGGAACAAACTTTAAACAGCTTGGTTAAACTACTTGAGAAGAACAGTAAAGGGTTTACTGATGATCAGAGATTGAGATTGGGGGCTTCAATCCTTGTTGAAGGGATATTAATGGCAATCAATCCAGTGACTCGTATAGCCGTTGAGAATCTGCTGAGAGCTAGAGATTTCAAAGAGTTTTGCAACTATCCATGGGGGAATTTGGCCTTTAATTTCTTACGCAATGAAGTGAAGGGTATTAGCTCTGAAGTGTTGAAGAAAGATCAATTTGACATCTGTGGATTTATATTTGCTGTTCAGCTATGGGCATTATCATCTGTTGATCAAATAGGCACATTCTTTGGGATTAGGGATAATGAGATTAAGTTTCCCTTGTGCTTGCATTGGATAGAAACCAAATCCCTTACTATGAAAGAGGTGACCAGATTCGACAACAGTGAGAAG gttgATGTCAATGTATACTTGGAGATCCTGAAATACACTGCGACTTGGTTGAAGACGTTGACATTGAATTTGGAAAAGTTATTGATCTTGTCAGAAGAGGATACCGTCTGA
- the LOC108845303 gene encoding DUF724 domain-containing protein 1-like isoform X3 translates to MGQKPKKELSEDIYSPGEKVEMTRRIRKMEDIWVTTMAIKQIEEDGKRKVIIKRLSESLRLSDDDEDDALFKKVDICKLRPCPPRYFWGKYILGDIVEVFVSCGWRLGEVREVLPGNQYSVHFKIAKEEAVFKSYSLRPSREWKNGRWILTREIESVEETHSSKSKNDLMNTEEDLMNDARTPTIALESNEDDMMNDDATEIITPEESYSNTPVLEATENETQIFELELPLSHESGDTVNDVASPIIDHQEIPTGETMSTSDDKIVLPKRVIEAGTEKA, encoded by the exons ATGGGTCAAAAGCCAAAAAAG GAACTTAGTGAAGACATTTATAGCCCAGGGGAAAAAGTGGAAATGACTCGTAGAATCCGTAAAATGGAAGATATCTGGGTCACAACAATGGCCATTAAACAGATTGAAGAGGATGGTAAAAGAAAAGTTATCATCAAAAGATTATCCGAGTCACTGCGTttgagtgatgatgatgaagacgatGCATTGTTTAAAAAAGTTGATATTTGCAAACTCAGGCCATGTCCGCCTCGTTATTTTTGGGGAAAGTATATATTGGGAGACATTGTTGAAGTGTTTGTTAGCTGTGGATGGCGTCTAGGTGAAGTGAGGGAAGTTCTCCCTGGTAACCAGTACTCAGTGCACTTCAAGATCGCAAAAGAGGAGGCGGTTTTTAAAAGCTATTCACTTAGACCGTCACGGGAGTGGAAAAATGGTCGTTGGATACTTACAAGAGAG ATAGAATCTGTAGAAGAAACTCATtcaagcaaatcgaaaaatgaTTTGATGAACACTGAGGAAGATTTGATGAATGATGCTCGCACTCCAACCATTGCTTTAGAGTCCAATGAAGATGATATGATGAACGATGATGCAACCGAAATCATAACCCCTGAAGAAAGTTACAGTAACACCCCTGTTTTAGAAGCCACTGAAAATGAAACCCAAATATTT GAATTGGAGTTACCATTATCTCATGAATCAGGTGACACAGTGAATGATGTTGCCTCCCCAATCATTGACCATCAAGAGATACCAACag GTGAAACAATGAGTACTTCTGATGATAAGATTGTATTGCCGAAAAGAGTGATCGAAGCTGGTACAGAG AAAGCTTGA